One region of Culex pipiens pallens isolate TS chromosome 2, TS_CPP_V2, whole genome shotgun sequence genomic DNA includes:
- the LOC120419612 gene encoding golgin subfamily A member 6-like protein 6 isoform X2 yields the protein MKITPAVAILAALAFICVAAKPRTWGKRNVAEEQPRDMDERSVAEEQPRSWDKRSVEEEQPRTWVKRSVAEEQPRDWGKRSVAEEQPRTWGKRSVEEKQPRTWEKRSVAEEQPRSWDKRSVEEEQPRTWVKRSVAEEQPRDWGKRSVAEEQPRTWGKRSVAEEQPRTWGKRSVEEEQPRTWEKRSVAEEQPRTWGKRSVAEEQPRDWGKRSVAEEQPRTWGKRSVAEEQPRSWDKRSVAEEQPRSWDKRSVEEEQPRTWEKRSVAEEQPRTWGKRSVAEEQPRTWGKRSVAEEQPMD from the exons ATGAAGATAACTCCTGCGGTAGCAATTTTAGCTGCCTTAGCATTCATTTGCGTTGCAGCGAAACCTCGAACCTGGGGAAAACGTAACGTGGCAGAGGAACAACCACGAGACATGGACGAGCGAAGTGTTGCAGAGGAACAACCTCGTAGCTGGGACAAGCGTAGCGTTGAAGAGGAACAACCTCGTACCTGGGTAAAGCGTAGCGTTGCAGAGGAACAACCTCGTGACTGGGGAAAGCGTAGCGTTGCAGAGGAACAACCTCGTACCTGGGGGAAGCGTAGCGTTGAAGAGAAACAACCTCGTACCTGGGAAAAGCGTAGCGTTGCAGAGGAACAACCTCGTAGCTGGGACAAGCGTAGCGTTGAAGAGGAACAACCTCGTACCTGGGTAAAGCGTAGCGTTGCAGAGGAACAACCTCGTGACTGGGGAAAGCGTAGCGTTGCAGAGGAACAACCTCGTACCTGGGGGAAGCGTAGCGTTGCAGAGGAACAACCTCGTACCTGGGGGAAGCGTAGTGTTGAAGAGGAACAACCTCGTACCTGGGAAAAGCGTAGCGTTGCAGAGGAACAACCTCGTACCTGGGGGAAGCGTAGTGTTGCAGAGGAACAACCTCGTGACTGGGGAAAGCGTAGTGTTGCAGAGGAACAACCTCGTACCTGGGGAAAGCGTAGCGTTGCAGAGGAACAACCTCGTAGCTGGGACAAGCGTAGCGTTGCAGAGGAACAACCTCGTAGCTGGGACAAGCGTAGCGTTGAAGAGGAACAACCTCGTACCTGGGAAAAGCGTAGCGTTGCAGAGGAACAACCTCGTACCTGGGGGAAGCGTAGCGTTGCAGAAGAACAACCTCGTACCTGGGGAAAGCGTAGTGTTGCAGAGGAACAACC TATGGACTAG
- the LOC120419612 gene encoding golgin subfamily A member 6-like protein 6 isoform X1: MKITPAVAILAALAFICVAAKPRTWGKRNVAEEQPRDMDERSVAEEQPRSWDKRSVEEEQPRTWVKRSVAEEQPRDWGKRSVAEEQPRTWGKRSVEEKQPRTWEKRSVAEEQPRSWDKRSVEEEQPRTWVKRSVAEEQPRDWGKRSVAEEQPRTWGKRSVAEEQPRTWGKRSVEEEQPRTWEKRSVAEEQPRTWGKRSVAEEQPRDWGKRSVAEEQPRTWGKRSVAEEQPRSWDKRSVAEEQPRSWDKRSVEEEQPRTWEKRSVAEEQPRTWGKRSVAEEQPRTWGKRSVAEEQPRTWGKRSVAEEQPRDWGKRSVAEEQPMD, from the exons ATGAAGATAACTCCTGCGGTAGCAATTTTAGCTGCCTTAGCATTCATTTGCGTTGCAGCGAAACCTCGAACCTGGGGAAAACGTAACGTGGCAGAGGAACAACCACGAGACATGGACGAGCGAAGTGTTGCAGAGGAACAACCTCGTAGCTGGGACAAGCGTAGCGTTGAAGAGGAACAACCTCGTACCTGGGTAAAGCGTAGCGTTGCAGAGGAACAACCTCGTGACTGGGGAAAGCGTAGCGTTGCAGAGGAACAACCTCGTACCTGGGGGAAGCGTAGCGTTGAAGAGAAACAACCTCGTACCTGGGAAAAGCGTAGCGTTGCAGAGGAACAACCTCGTAGCTGGGACAAGCGTAGCGTTGAAGAGGAACAACCTCGTACCTGGGTAAAGCGTAGCGTTGCAGAGGAACAACCTCGTGACTGGGGAAAGCGTAGCGTTGCAGAGGAACAACCTCGTACCTGGGGGAAGCGTAGCGTTGCAGAGGAACAACCTCGTACCTGGGGGAAGCGTAGTGTTGAAGAGGAACAACCTCGTACCTGGGAAAAGCGTAGCGTTGCAGAGGAACAACCTCGTACCTGGGGGAAGCGTAGTGTTGCAGAGGAACAACCTCGTGACTGGGGAAAGCGTAGTGTTGCAGAGGAACAACCTCGTACCTGGGGAAAGCGTAGCGTTGCAGAGGAACAACCTCGTAGCTGGGACAAGCGTAGCGTTGCAGAGGAACAACCTCGTAGCTGGGACAAGCGTAGCGTTGAAGAGGAACAACCTCGTACCTGGGAAAAGCGTAGCGTTGCAGAGGAACAACCTCGTACCTGGGGGAAGCGTAGCGTTGCAGAAGAACAACCTCGTACCTGGGGAAAGCGTAGTGTTGCAGAGGAACAACCCCGTACCTGGGGAAAGCGTAGCGTTGCAGAGGAACAACCTCGTGACTGGGGAAAGCGTAGTGTTGCAGAGGAACAACC TATGGACTAG